A genomic window from Cryobacterium sp. SO2 includes:
- the carA gene encoding glutamine-hydrolyzing carbamoyl-phosphate synthase small subunit, whose protein sequence is MSYPTTNAAPAVLVLEDGTRYVGRAYGSLGQTLGEIVFATGMTGYQETLTDPSYAGQIVLMTAPHIGNTGANDEDMESSRIWVSGFVVREPARVPSNFRSQRTLDADLESNGVVGISGIDTRAITRHIRSLGAMRSGIFSGDRYDISESEQLELVRGGASMRGRNLSDEVSTVEPYSLPATGERIGSVAVLDLGVKTSTLTYLAERGFEVFVLPQSVTAEHVLSLNPSALFFSNGPGDPAASDAHVTLLQEVLRAGVPYFGICFGNQLLGRALGFSTYKLPFGHRGINQPVLDKATGRVEITSQNHGFAVDMPIEGISESTTGFGRVEVSHYSLNDQVVEGIRCLDIPAFSVQYHPESAAGPHDANYLFDRFRDVVVAHVAAGAGDAK, encoded by the coding sequence GTGAGCTACCCAACAACCAACGCGGCCCCGGCCGTGCTCGTCCTCGAAGACGGCACCCGTTACGTGGGACGTGCCTACGGCAGCCTCGGACAGACCCTGGGCGAGATCGTCTTCGCCACCGGCATGACCGGCTACCAGGAGACCCTGACCGACCCGTCCTACGCCGGCCAGATCGTGCTCATGACGGCCCCGCACATCGGCAACACCGGTGCGAACGACGAAGACATGGAATCCTCCCGCATCTGGGTCTCCGGTTTCGTCGTCCGCGAGCCCGCCCGCGTGCCCTCCAACTTCCGCTCCCAGCGCACCCTCGACGCCGACCTCGAGTCGAACGGGGTCGTCGGCATCAGCGGCATCGACACCCGCGCCATCACCCGCCACATCCGCTCGCTCGGCGCCATGCGCAGCGGCATCTTCTCCGGCGACCGCTACGACATCTCCGAGAGCGAGCAGCTCGAACTCGTGCGCGGCGGCGCCAGCATGCGCGGCCGCAACCTCTCCGACGAGGTCTCCACCGTCGAGCCGTACTCCCTCCCCGCCACGGGCGAGCGGATCGGCTCCGTCGCCGTGCTCGACCTCGGCGTGAAGACCTCCACCCTCACCTACCTCGCCGAGCGGGGCTTCGAGGTCTTCGTGCTGCCGCAGTCGGTCACCGCCGAGCACGTGCTCTCGCTGAACCCGTCCGCGCTGTTCTTCTCGAACGGCCCCGGCGACCCCGCCGCCAGCGACGCCCACGTGACCCTGCTGCAGGAGGTGCTGCGCGCCGGAGTGCCGTACTTCGGCATCTGCTTCGGCAACCAGCTGCTCGGCCGTGCCCTCGGCTTCAGCACCTACAAGCTGCCGTTCGGCCACCGCGGCATCAACCAGCCCGTGCTCGACAAGGCCACCGGCCGGGTCGAGATCACCTCGCAGAATCACGGCTTCGCCGTGGACATGCCCATCGAGGGCATCAGCGAGTCCACGACCGGCTTCGGCCGGGTGGAAGTGAGCCACTACAGCCTCAACGACCAGGTCGTCGAGGGCATCAGATGCCTGGACATCCCGGCATTCTCGGTGCAGTACCACCCGGAGTCCGCGGCCGGCCCGCACGACGCCAACTATCTTTTCGACAGGTTCAGGGATGTGGTGGTCGCGCACGTGGCCGCCGGAGCAGGAGACGCCAAGTAA